From one Streptomyces sp. Q6 genomic stretch:
- a CDS encoding LPXTG cell wall anchor domain-containing protein, with protein sequence MNRSRWTTPALLLSAALALSGGLPARAAPPSLDTMPSNVRAAAPGSPKDPVPVYAEDFENTAAPVRLTAYTGAAPVADSYTANAAWLDNCNGWVVDNSADSANFAPGITDCRNNASWWNMSRDLAQALGTYNGAAAPERNQAVTAFTAADPGANKVEFETAEPIPLTSRNRFITFSVDSAAMNCFAVGPSLKFFLMDGATAIPASDRGINPCTDPAARSVGSTKVVNRAADNPILFSGDQLGVRMINAQGSGSGNDAAFDNIRVLDVTPSVDKAFSPAVAPSGGTSTLTFTVTNTSDLYAKSGWSFTDNLPAGLTVADPAATSTTCTGGSVGATSGGTTVKLSGDLRAGQTSCTLSVQITADTGSYSNCAENVSDLVGVNAPDCATVEFQDPRYTISKTSSPAPGEPVVPGQKVDYTITVKNPGRVPVAATLTDDLTKVLDDAAYGQDARASVGDVTYADGKLDWSETLAPGAGATITYSVTVHDPVTGDGLLTNAVTGSDRSNCADATGTGCTTTVAVADLDIRKTSSARGTVKPGTKVTYTITLTNSGKGPYAGATFSDDLTDVVDDATYNNDAKATSGTVADTGRQVSWTGDVPAGDTVTLSYSVTVFTDPSELGDGRLGNAVVSTSPGAECPQGSTDPECATTNDVPTLTLSKSADPAAPLPGDTVTYTVTVTNDSDTAAYDDAAFTDDLTKVIDDATYNDDAQATGGRATYADKKLKWTGDIPAAGSVTVTYSVTINDPLTGDQKMTNTVTGDVPGTNCPAEARNPRCTTTTPIPSLTIRKTAAPQNPRPGDTITYTVTVTNDSDAPYPGATLTDDLADVLDDATYNDDARATTGTVTYTEPTLSWTGDLAPGTTATLTYTARVGGPGDGDGTFVNGLVGGPGSNCPAGTTDLDCRTVLPAPSYDFGDAPDTYGTTRGEAGAHHEIVDGLRLGTAVEQDTDGAPHGDADADQAEDALSAPRLSTHQGSVTLHPKVTNTTDRPALLVGWLDRDQDGEFEAREAVQATVPPGATSATLTWNGLEDLTADTTFLRLRLFGAESLGTDPTPASGTPVERAAWSAVFGKRAPGDPSPTGFGGPGEIEDYAVPVEAAHLVLAKTASTTTPEPGDTVTYTVTVASSGSAEYVGATFTDDLTGLLDDASYSGAASATAGTVSYTRPKLTWSGTVPAGKTVTVTYSVTVDDPVTGDRTMTNTVIGPDDSDCRTGTTRSECSTTGKIPPPTPSVPNEPHTPGTPDKPGTPASPQGHLPETGSSDAMLFTGIGAAILLCLGTLLFAGARRSRRTGD encoded by the coding sequence ATGAATCGCAGTAGATGGACCACGCCGGCGCTGCTGCTCAGTGCGGCGCTCGCGTTGAGCGGCGGACTTCCGGCACGGGCCGCGCCACCCTCCCTGGACACCATGCCGAGCAACGTCCGCGCCGCGGCCCCCGGTTCGCCGAAGGATCCGGTCCCGGTGTACGCCGAGGACTTCGAGAACACGGCGGCTCCGGTCCGGCTGACCGCGTACACCGGCGCCGCGCCCGTCGCCGATTCGTACACCGCGAACGCGGCGTGGCTGGACAACTGCAACGGCTGGGTGGTCGACAACAGCGCGGACAGCGCGAACTTCGCGCCGGGAATCACCGACTGCCGGAACAACGCGTCCTGGTGGAACATGTCCCGCGACCTCGCGCAGGCCCTCGGCACGTACAACGGAGCAGCGGCCCCGGAGCGGAACCAGGCGGTCACGGCGTTCACCGCCGCCGACCCCGGTGCCAACAAGGTCGAATTCGAGACGGCCGAACCGATCCCGCTGACCTCCCGCAACCGGTTCATCACCTTCTCCGTCGACTCGGCCGCCATGAACTGCTTCGCCGTCGGACCGTCGTTGAAGTTCTTCCTGATGGACGGGGCCACGGCGATCCCCGCCTCCGACCGGGGCATCAACCCGTGCACCGACCCGGCCGCGCGCTCCGTCGGCTCGACGAAGGTCGTCAACCGGGCCGCGGACAACCCCATCCTGTTCAGCGGCGACCAGCTCGGCGTACGGATGATCAACGCGCAGGGCTCGGGCAGCGGGAACGACGCGGCGTTCGACAACATTCGCGTCCTCGACGTGACGCCGTCCGTCGACAAGGCCTTCAGCCCCGCCGTCGCGCCCAGTGGCGGTACATCGACGCTGACGTTCACCGTCACCAACACCTCGGACCTGTACGCCAAGTCCGGCTGGTCCTTCACCGACAACCTCCCGGCCGGACTGACGGTCGCCGACCCGGCCGCCACGTCCACCACGTGCACCGGCGGAAGCGTCGGAGCGACGAGCGGCGGTACGACGGTGAAACTGTCCGGCGACCTCAGGGCCGGACAGACCTCGTGCACGCTCAGTGTGCAGATCACCGCGGACACCGGCTCGTACAGCAACTGCGCGGAGAACGTCAGCGACCTCGTCGGAGTGAACGCGCCGGACTGCGCGACGGTCGAGTTCCAGGACCCTCGCTACACCATCAGCAAGACCTCGTCCCCGGCACCCGGCGAGCCGGTCGTGCCGGGCCAGAAGGTCGACTACACCATCACGGTGAAGAACCCGGGCCGCGTGCCCGTCGCCGCGACCCTCACCGACGACCTGACGAAGGTCCTGGACGACGCCGCGTACGGGCAGGACGCCCGTGCCAGTGTCGGCGACGTCACCTACGCCGATGGGAAACTGGACTGGTCCGAGACACTCGCCCCGGGTGCCGGCGCCACGATCACGTACTCGGTGACGGTGCACGACCCGGTCACCGGCGACGGACTGCTGACCAACGCGGTCACCGGTTCCGACCGGTCGAACTGCGCCGACGCGACCGGGACAGGGTGTACGACCACCGTCGCGGTCGCCGACCTGGACATCAGGAAGACCTCCAGCGCCCGGGGAACCGTCAAGCCCGGCACCAAGGTCACCTACACGATCACCCTCACCAACTCCGGCAAAGGCCCTTACGCGGGCGCCACGTTCAGCGACGACCTGACGGACGTCGTCGACGACGCCACGTACAACAACGACGCGAAGGCCACCTCGGGGACCGTCGCCGACACCGGCCGGCAGGTGAGCTGGACCGGCGACGTCCCGGCCGGCGACACCGTCACCCTCAGCTACTCCGTCACCGTCTTCACCGACCCGTCCGAACTCGGCGACGGTCGGCTCGGCAACGCCGTCGTCTCCACGAGCCCCGGCGCCGAGTGCCCGCAGGGCTCGACGGACCCGGAGTGCGCGACGACGAACGACGTGCCCACCCTCACCCTCTCCAAGTCCGCGGACCCGGCCGCACCGCTGCCCGGAGACACCGTCACCTACACGGTGACCGTCACCAACGACAGCGATACCGCGGCCTACGACGACGCGGCCTTCACCGACGACCTGACGAAGGTCATCGACGACGCCACCTACAACGACGACGCGCAGGCCACCGGCGGCCGCGCCACCTACGCCGACAAGAAGCTGAAGTGGACCGGCGACATCCCGGCCGCGGGATCCGTCACCGTCACGTACTCCGTGACGATCAACGACCCGCTCACCGGCGACCAGAAGATGACCAACACCGTCACCGGTGACGTTCCCGGCACCAACTGCCCCGCCGAGGCCCGGAACCCGCGGTGCACGACCACCACCCCCATCCCGTCCCTCACGATCCGGAAGACGGCCGCACCGCAGAACCCACGGCCCGGTGACACCATCACGTACACCGTGACCGTCACCAACGACAGCGATGCGCCCTACCCCGGCGCCACCCTCACCGACGACCTCGCCGACGTCCTGGACGACGCCACCTACAACGACGACGCCCGGGCCACCACCGGCACCGTCACCTACACGGAGCCGACCCTGTCCTGGACCGGCGACCTCGCGCCGGGAACCACCGCCACCCTCACCTACACCGCCCGCGTGGGAGGACCCGGTGACGGCGACGGCACCTTCGTGAACGGACTGGTCGGCGGCCCCGGCTCCAACTGCCCGGCCGGCACCACCGATCTGGACTGCCGCACCGTCCTGCCCGCCCCCTCGTACGACTTCGGCGACGCACCCGACACCTACGGCACCACCCGCGGCGAGGCGGGCGCCCACCACGAGATCGTCGACGGCCTGCGCCTCGGCACGGCCGTGGAACAGGACACCGACGGCGCGCCGCACGGTGACGCCGACGCCGACCAGGCGGAGGACGCCCTCAGCGCGCCCCGCCTCTCCACCCACCAGGGCTCCGTCACGCTGCACCCCAAGGTCACCAACACCACGGACCGTCCCGCCCTCCTGGTGGGCTGGCTGGACCGCGACCAGGACGGCGAGTTCGAGGCCCGCGAGGCGGTACAGGCCACGGTTCCGCCCGGCGCCACCAGCGCCACCCTCACCTGGAACGGCCTGGAGGACCTCACCGCCGACACCACGTTCCTGCGGCTTCGCCTGTTCGGCGCCGAGAGCCTGGGCACCGATCCCACCCCGGCGAGCGGCACACCGGTCGAACGGGCCGCCTGGAGCGCCGTGTTCGGCAAGCGGGCTCCCGGCGATCCGTCACCGACCGGGTTCGGCGGCCCCGGTGAGATCGAGGACTACGCGGTCCCGGTCGAGGCCGCCCATCTCGTCCTCGCCAAAACCGCTTCCACCACCACGCCCGAGCCCGGCGACACGGTGACCTACACCGTCACCGTCGCGAGCAGCGGTTCGGCGGAGTACGTCGGCGCCACCTTCACCGACGACCTGACCGGCCTTCTCGACGACGCCTCCTACAGCGGCGCCGCCTCCGCCACCGCCGGCACGGTCTCCTACACCAGGCCGAAGCTGACCTGGAGCGGCACCGTCCCGGCTGGCAAGACCGTGACCGTCACCTACTCCGTCACCGTCGACGACCCGGTCACCGGCGACCGCACCATGACCAACACGGTCATCGGCCCCGACGACTCCGACTGCCGGACCGGAACGACGCGCTCAGAGTGCTCCACCACCGGAAAGATCCCGCCGCCCACTCCCAGCGTGCCGAACGAGCCCCACACGCCCGGGACACCGGACAAGCCCGGCACGCCCGCGTCGCCGCAGGGCCATCTCCCGGAGACGGGATCCTCCGACGCCATGCTGTTCACCGGCATCGGCGCCGCGATCCTGCTCTGCCTCGGCACCCTGCTCTTCGCCGGCGCACGCCGCTCGCGCCGCACGGGCGACTGA
- a CDS encoding YihY/virulence factor BrkB family protein codes for MGTVVHVPQTRDMIGEELSGDEAFAALRRYGGVRLLLDSFSRFRYADGFTNARALAFQMVLGLVPFTVVLVGLATSVHTEPVGRVIELTLGGIVPGASADVVEKALDGTRRTADSNVASTVALWLGLVFAVLNLASAMGQVERGANRIYGIERDRPGPAKYGRAVVLSFTAGLPMVLGFLVMVAGSAVGDAVARSTGDDHGGIGWWGALQIPAGLLLAWIASAVILRRAPRRIQPGYTWLAFGSAVHLALWVAATWLLALYVGKSGAFGSIYGPLTAFIALLLWANLTAVALFLGIAFAAQLEAARAGIHAPVHPDPGPGH; via the coding sequence GTGGGAACCGTCGTCCACGTCCCTCAGACCCGGGACATGATCGGAGAGGAACTCTCCGGTGACGAAGCCTTCGCCGCCCTGCGCCGCTACGGCGGCGTGCGGCTGTTGCTGGACTCCTTCAGCCGCTTTCGTTACGCCGACGGTTTCACCAACGCTCGGGCGCTCGCCTTCCAGATGGTGCTCGGGCTGGTGCCCTTCACCGTCGTGCTCGTCGGTCTGGCGACCAGCGTCCACACCGAGCCCGTGGGCCGCGTCATCGAGCTGACGCTGGGCGGGATCGTGCCGGGCGCGAGCGCCGATGTGGTGGAGAAGGCCCTCGACGGTACGCGTCGCACAGCGGACAGCAACGTGGCGAGCACGGTGGCGCTCTGGCTCGGTCTGGTCTTCGCCGTGCTGAACCTTGCGTCGGCCATGGGCCAGGTCGAGCGGGGTGCGAACCGTATCTACGGCATCGAGCGCGACCGTCCCGGGCCCGCGAAGTACGGCCGGGCGGTGGTGCTGTCCTTCACCGCGGGGCTGCCCATGGTGCTGGGGTTCCTCGTGATGGTCGCCGGTTCGGCCGTGGGCGACGCGGTGGCGCGCAGCACCGGGGACGACCACGGCGGCATCGGCTGGTGGGGCGCGTTGCAGATACCCGCCGGGCTGCTGCTTGCCTGGATCGCGTCCGCGGTGATCCTGCGCAGGGCGCCGCGCCGGATACAGCCGGGCTATACGTGGCTCGCCTTCGGGTCGGCGGTCCACCTCGCGCTGTGGGTCGCTGCCACGTGGCTGCTGGCCCTCTACGTGGGCAAGAGCGGGGCGTTCGGGTCGATCTACGGCCCGCTCACGGCGTTCATCGCCCTGTTGCTGTGGGCCAACCTCACGGCCGTCGCCCTGTTCCTCGGCATCGCTTTCGCCGCTCAGCTCGAGGCCGCCCGCGCCGGAATCCACGCGCCCGTCCATCCGGATCCGGGACCGGGTCACTGA
- a CDS encoding DUF3253 domain-containing protein: MAERRLQQVVLDLLAQRDPSSSICPSDAARAAYEGDRAEGWRALMEPVRNAARQLALAGQVEITQGGRRVDPDTARGPIRIRRTRRGGGEDA, translated from the coding sequence GTGGCAGAGCGGCGTTTGCAGCAGGTCGTCCTGGACCTGCTGGCGCAACGTGATCCGAGCTCCTCGATCTGCCCCTCGGACGCCGCGCGAGCCGCGTACGAAGGGGACCGGGCCGAGGGGTGGCGTGCCCTCATGGAGCCCGTACGGAACGCCGCCCGGCAGCTCGCCCTGGCAGGCCAGGTGGAGATCACTCAAGGGGGCCGTCGCGTCGACCCGGACACGGCCCGCGGCCCGATCCGGATCCGGCGGACCCGACGCGGGGGCGGCGAGGACGCGTAG
- a CDS encoding FKBP-type peptidyl-prolyl cis-trans isomerase: MSDLTKPTVEVPEGDAPTELSFRDLVEGEGPEARPGRVVQIHYVGVTFASGREFDSSWEQGRPFKFAVGGGKAIKGMDRGVRGMKVGGRREIVVPPRLGYGKQSPSSSIPPGSTLVFVVDLVTVVGGPTQARPGLAGSA, encoded by the coding sequence ATGAGCGATCTGACAAAGCCCACAGTTGAGGTTCCCGAGGGGGATGCCCCCACCGAGCTGTCGTTCCGGGACCTGGTCGAGGGGGAGGGCCCCGAGGCGCGACCGGGCCGGGTCGTCCAAATTCACTATGTGGGGGTGACGTTCGCGTCCGGCAGGGAGTTCGACTCCTCCTGGGAGCAGGGGCGGCCGTTCAAGTTCGCTGTGGGCGGTGGCAAGGCCATCAAGGGCATGGACCGGGGAGTGAGGGGAATGAAGGTGGGCGGTCGGCGCGAGATCGTTGTTCCGCCGCGTCTTGGTTACGGCAAACAATCGCCCTCGTCGTCGATCCCGCCCGGCTCGACGCTGGTCTTCGTCGTGGACCTGGTCACGGTCGTGGGCGGACCCACCCAAGCGCGGCCAGGTCTCGCCGGCTCGGCCTGA
- a CDS encoding sigma-70 family RNA polymerase sigma factor encodes MDFESYRGELMAFCYRMLGSVHEAEDLVQETLLRAWKARDRYDPARASVRTWLYRIATNACLTALEGRGRRPLPSGLGAPSDDPGAPLTPALDVPWLEPFPDGRFDVEARADLRLAWVAATQVLPARQRAVLVLRDVLAFTAAETAQHLGTTVAAVNSALQRARAAVVDVGEAGSVTEPDDPKVRAAVQRYMRAFEAADVPALVRLLADDAVLEMPPVPLWYRGSADYGRFLERVFVMRGAGWSMRELVASGQPALAAYAPEPGGGRRLHSLQVLTVAGGRIAHNVVFTDPRVFDTFGLPSRLPHDGFRKF; translated from the coding sequence GTGGACTTCGAGTCGTACCGGGGCGAGTTGATGGCCTTCTGCTACCGGATGCTGGGTTCGGTGCACGAGGCCGAGGATCTGGTGCAGGAGACACTGCTGCGCGCCTGGAAAGCTCGCGACCGGTACGACCCGGCGCGCGCCTCGGTGCGGACATGGCTGTACCGGATCGCCACCAACGCGTGCCTGACCGCCCTGGAGGGCCGCGGGCGACGGCCCTTGCCGTCCGGACTGGGTGCGCCGAGCGACGATCCCGGGGCGCCGCTGACGCCGGCGCTGGACGTGCCCTGGCTGGAGCCGTTCCCCGACGGACGGTTCGACGTGGAGGCCAGGGCCGATCTTCGACTCGCGTGGGTGGCCGCGACGCAGGTCCTGCCCGCGCGGCAGCGGGCGGTCCTGGTGCTGCGCGACGTGCTGGCGTTCACCGCCGCCGAGACCGCCCAGCATCTGGGGACCACCGTCGCGGCCGTCAACAGCGCGTTGCAGCGCGCCCGTGCCGCCGTCGTCGATGTGGGGGAAGCGGGGTCGGTCACCGAGCCGGATGACCCGAAGGTCCGGGCGGCCGTCCAGCGCTACATGCGGGCGTTCGAGGCCGCGGACGTCCCCGCGCTGGTGCGGCTGCTGGCTGATGACGCGGTGCTGGAGATGCCGCCGGTGCCGCTCTGGTACCGGGGCAGCGCGGACTACGGACGGTTCCTGGAACGGGTGTTCGTGATGCGGGGCGCCGGCTGGAGCATGCGAGAACTCGTCGCGAGTGGGCAGCCCGCGCTCGCCGCGTACGCGCCGGAGCCCGGCGGCGGGCGCCGGCTGCACAGCCTGCAAGTCCTGACCGTCGCCGGGGGCCGGATCGCTCACAACGTCGTGTTCACCGATCCGCGTGTCTTCGACACCTTCGGACTGCCGAGTCGGCTTCCCCACGATGGATTCCGAAAGTTCTGA
- a CDS encoding dihydrofolate reductase family protein, with product MSVIVIEFVTLDGFVSDPDGAAGTPSGGWAFRHGPEAVAGDKFRLGRTLDDGVLLLGRTTWQLFSRLWPYRDDAFSARMNAVPKLVASHTLTRADTSAWANSQLLDGDLVDAVKRERRDVIVAGSLSVVERLREADLIDEYRLLTFPTVLGTGRRLFPVEGPHTELTCPAAERIGAAVLARYLRADGRQ from the coding sequence GTGAGCGTCATCGTCATCGAGTTCGTCACCCTGGACGGGTTCGTGTCCGACCCGGACGGGGCCGCCGGCACGCCGTCGGGCGGCTGGGCTTTCCGGCACGGCCCGGAGGCGGTCGCCGGGGACAAGTTCCGGCTCGGCCGCACGCTTGACGACGGGGTGCTGCTGCTCGGCCGCACCACCTGGCAGCTGTTCTCAAGGCTGTGGCCGTACCGCGACGACGCGTTCTCCGCGCGGATGAACGCCGTCCCCAAGCTGGTCGCCTCCCACACCCTGACCCGCGCGGACACCTCGGCGTGGGCGAACTCCCAGCTTCTCGACGGCGACCTGGTCGACGCTGTGAAGCGGGAGCGGCGTGACGTGATCGTCGCCGGAAGCCTGAGCGTCGTCGAGCGGCTCAGGGAGGCCGACTTGATCGACGAGTACCGACTGCTGACCTTTCCCACTGTGCTCGGCACCGGTCGGCGCCTCTTCCCGGTCGAGGGCCCGCACACCGAGCTGACGTGCCCGGCCGCTGAGCGGATCGGTGCCGCGGTCCTCGCCCGCTACCTGAGGGCGGACGGCCGACAGTGA